A region from the Bradyrhizobium erythrophlei genome encodes:
- a CDS encoding tyrosine-type recombinase/integrase: MARKNEGASANPKQIRTDVDCRAARPKFNNGAWSPAKISDVTGGGLYLFVTPDESRPGNAASKLWRMGYRFHSRQKTYSIGLYGNGKDGTFSLADARRERDKAKDLLKEGKDPSTEKQLDKHRQAAARPFEQWADEWLAKKKVEKVKRGRIVAVRDPKTIEVLELRVGYVKDRFGKLCRQDIKRPDVLAFMRSYEAEGKLETRDRVRSIGEQICNYADVEGDGYNPFRNLNGQMIANISTPRPGVTEPRDVTRVFKLISARWTRARFSDVVGLALRFDALTIPRPGMVNEMEWSEVDWDAERWTIPAAKMKTGWDHVVPLSRQALAMLSSVQKLTGHRRYAFSCSKDTPLSNNTLNKRLRLLGIDTKTDHCAHGFRTTFSTLSHHEEIKDAKAWDGDVVELQLAHLDNSTVEGLYKKHGPLALIGSRTKLMQHWADRIDHWLDPKKVMPIKGGAQA, translated from the coding sequence ATGGCCCGCAAGAACGAAGGCGCGTCCGCCAACCCCAAGCAGATCAGGACCGACGTCGACTGCCGCGCCGCCCGACCGAAATTCAATAACGGCGCGTGGAGCCCCGCCAAGATTTCCGACGTGACCGGCGGCGGTCTCTATCTCTTCGTCACGCCTGACGAGAGCAGGCCCGGCAACGCTGCCTCCAAGCTCTGGCGGATGGGCTACCGCTTCCACAGCCGTCAGAAAACCTACTCCATCGGCCTTTACGGCAACGGCAAGGATGGCACGTTCTCGCTCGCCGACGCGCGGCGCGAGCGCGACAAGGCCAAGGACCTGCTCAAGGAAGGCAAAGACCCGAGCACCGAGAAGCAGCTCGACAAGCACAGGCAGGCGGCCGCCCGGCCTTTCGAGCAATGGGCCGACGAGTGGCTCGCGAAGAAGAAGGTGGAGAAAGTCAAACGCGGCAGGATCGTCGCGGTGCGCGACCCCAAGACCATCGAGGTGCTTGAGCTGCGTGTAGGCTACGTCAAGGATCGCTTCGGCAAGCTGTGCAGGCAGGACATCAAGCGTCCGGACGTGCTCGCGTTCATGCGTTCATACGAAGCCGAGGGAAAGCTGGAAACCCGCGACCGCGTGCGCAGCATCGGTGAGCAAATCTGCAACTATGCCGATGTCGAAGGCGACGGCTACAATCCATTCCGCAACCTGAATGGGCAGATGATTGCCAACATTTCGACGCCGCGTCCCGGCGTCACCGAACCACGCGACGTGACGCGCGTCTTCAAGCTCATTAGCGCGCGGTGGACGAGAGCGAGGTTTAGTGACGTTGTTGGCCTTGCCTTGCGCTTCGATGCGCTGACCATTCCCCGCCCCGGCATGGTCAATGAAATGGAGTGGAGCGAGGTCGATTGGGATGCCGAACGCTGGACTATTCCAGCCGCCAAAATGAAGACCGGTTGGGACCACGTCGTGCCTTTGTCACGGCAGGCACTCGCAATGCTGAGCAGCGTCCAGAAGCTGACCGGCCATCGCCGGTACGCGTTTTCCTGCTCGAAGGACACGCCGCTATCAAACAACACGCTCAACAAGCGCTTGCGGCTGCTTGGCATTGACACCAAGACTGATCATTGTGCCCACGGATTCCGGACCACCTTCTCGACCCTGTCTCACCACGAAGAGATCAAGGACGCCAAGGCATGGGACGGCGATGTCGTCGAGCTGCAGCTCGCGCATCTCGATAATTCGACTGTGGAAGGGCTCTACAAGAAGCACGGACCGCTCGCGCTGATCGGCTCGCGCACGAAGCTGATGCAGCATTGGGCTGATCGGATCGACCACTGGCTCGATCCCAAGAAGGTTATGCCGATCAAGGGAGGCGCGCAGGCCTGA
- a CDS encoding disulfide bond formation protein B, with the protein MTSGTIANPSQTRGAANPALTAALAVTAIAAATLAGAWFIQLVMGIQPCELCLAQRYAYYLVVPLGALTAIGAAKDAPRGALVAGLAVIALATLGNAGLAAYHAGVEWGFWQGPTACTGPVGNLGSAGNLLERLDTVKVVRCDEVQWKFLGLSLAGYDVLISLLMAAIAAWGVKRAARG; encoded by the coding sequence TTGACGTCCGGCACCATTGCAAATCCCTCGCAGACGCGCGGCGCCGCCAACCCGGCGCTGACGGCGGCGCTTGCGGTCACGGCGATCGCGGCGGCGACGCTGGCGGGGGCGTGGTTCATCCAGCTGGTGATGGGTATCCAACCGTGCGAGCTCTGCCTCGCGCAGCGCTACGCCTATTACCTGGTGGTGCCGCTCGGCGCGCTGACCGCCATCGGCGCGGCAAAGGACGCGCCGCGCGGCGCGCTGGTCGCGGGCCTTGCCGTCATCGCGCTGGCGACGCTCGGCAATGCCGGGCTCGCCGCCTATCACGCCGGCGTCGAATGGGGGTTCTGGCAGGGGCCGACCGCCTGCACCGGCCCGGTCGGCAATCTCGGCAGCGCCGGCAACCTGCTGGAGCGCCTCGACACCGTCAAGGTGGTCCGCTGCGACGAGGTGCAGTGGAAGTTTCTCGGCCTATCGCTCGCCGGCTACGACGTGCTGATCTCGCTCTTGATGGCCGCGATCGCCGCCTGGGGCGTCAAGCGTGCCGCGCGGGGCTGA
- a CDS encoding AbrB family transcriptional regulator codes for MSLIPASMAFAIPTRAKTLNVLETLVIGTAGGALFLVANLPGGLISGAMIAVCIAAIAGRPLVVTPILTQTVLVLLGISLGSLVSRQLLQHMGAYPLTIGLLALATFCSTFGSSLYLQRVHGWDRTSAFLAGSPGALSQITMLAIERGADVSAIAVVQTMRVIILTAALPMLLALTGIAPSSPPAAATAIASPLELAELIAASVAVALLLRLIKFPASWMFGAMIGSSVLHGTGAIEGGLPPWVRAIALVGIGALIGSRFARMRPKTLLSHVNAAVGSFAIAVAISAVFVAVIALTTHVRFADIIVAFAPGAMDAMLALALTLHIDPIFVGAHHLSRFVFVTIATPGIIHLFGRPQEDVDD; via the coding sequence GTGAGCCTGATCCCCGCATCGATGGCCTTTGCCATCCCCACCCGCGCCAAAACCCTCAACGTGCTCGAAACCCTCGTGATCGGCACCGCCGGGGGCGCGCTGTTTCTCGTGGCCAATCTGCCGGGCGGGCTGATTTCCGGCGCCATGATCGCGGTCTGCATCGCGGCGATTGCGGGAAGGCCGCTGGTGGTAACGCCGATCCTGACCCAGACGGTGCTGGTGCTGCTGGGGATTTCGCTGGGCTCGCTGGTGTCGCGGCAGCTGCTGCAGCACATGGGTGCCTATCCCCTGACCATCGGCCTCTTGGCACTGGCGACGTTCTGCTCGACCTTCGGCTCGAGCCTTTATTTGCAGCGTGTCCACGGCTGGGACCGCACCTCGGCATTCCTCGCCGGAAGTCCCGGCGCGCTGTCGCAGATCACCATGCTCGCCATCGAGCGCGGCGCCGACGTTTCGGCGATCGCGGTGGTGCAGACCATGCGTGTGATCATTCTCACCGCAGCGCTTCCGATGTTGCTGGCGCTGACCGGAATTGCGCCGTCATCCCCGCCCGCGGCGGCGACCGCGATCGCCTCGCCGCTCGAGCTTGCCGAGCTGATCGCGGCCTCGGTCGCGGTCGCGCTGTTGCTGCGATTGATCAAATTTCCGGCGAGCTGGATGTTCGGCGCGATGATCGGCTCCAGCGTGCTGCACGGCACCGGGGCGATCGAGGGCGGCCTGCCGCCATGGGTACGGGCGATCGCGCTGGTCGGCATCGGCGCGCTGATCGGCTCGCGCTTTGCGCGGATGCGGCCAAAAACCCTGCTCAGCCACGTCAATGCGGCGGTGGGGTCGTTCGCCATCGCGGTGGCGATCTCGGCTGTCTTCGTCGCGGTGATCGCGCTGACCACCCACGTCCGGTTCGCCGACATCATCGTCGCCTTCGCGCCGGGCGCCATGGACGCGATGCTGGCGCTCGCGCTGACGCTGCACATCGATCCGATCTTCGTCGGCGCGCATCACCTTTCGCGCTTTGTCTTTGTCACCATCGCAACCCCCGGCATCATCCATCTGTTCGGACGGCCGCAGGAAGACGTCGACGATTAG
- a CDS encoding PsiF family protein, which yields MTISSRVAATAIASLFLISSAFAQTPAPATPAPAAKTEKKAEKPRSAESMQCSKDADAKSLHGKERKKFMSECKKAAKDAMAKPKT from the coding sequence ATGACGATATCCTCCCGGGTGGCCGCGACCGCCATCGCCTCCCTGTTCCTGATCAGCTCGGCCTTCGCACAAACCCCGGCGCCGGCGACGCCCGCACCGGCTGCAAAGACGGAAAAGAAGGCCGAGAAGCCGCGGTCCGCGGAATCGATGCAATGCTCGAAGGACGCCGATGCCAAGAGCCTCCACGGCAAGGAGCGCAAGAAATTCATGTCCGAATGCAAGAAGGCGGCAAAGGACGCGATGGCCAAGCCGAAGACGTAA
- a CDS encoding CidA/LrgA family protein yields MIASLSLILLCQLAGEVFVRALALPMPGPVVGLVLLLSLLVARDRFAVLARGPLQGGGVENASRGLLAHLSLLFVPAGVGVVQKLDLIAAHGIAIVVVLLLSVVVTLLATVATFLVVSRLTAHGRGAP; encoded by the coding sequence ATGATCGCAAGTTTAAGCTTGATCCTGCTGTGCCAACTGGCCGGCGAAGTCTTTGTGCGCGCTCTCGCGCTGCCGATGCCGGGTCCGGTGGTCGGCCTCGTGCTGTTGCTGTCGCTATTGGTAGCGCGCGATCGTTTTGCCGTTCTCGCGCGCGGGCCGCTGCAGGGCGGCGGTGTGGAGAATGCCAGCCGCGGCCTGCTCGCGCATCTGTCGCTGTTGTTCGTTCCCGCCGGTGTCGGCGTCGTGCAGAAGCTCGATCTGATCGCAGCCCATGGCATCGCCATCGTCGTCGTGCTGCTGCTCTCCGTGGTGGTGACCCTGCTGGCGACGGTGGCGACGTTCCTGGTTGTGAGCCGGCTTACGGCGCACGGGCGGGGCGCGCCATGA
- a CDS encoding LrgB family protein: MSENPFSLWVYLSQSPLLSLTVTLLIYAVADAVSLATHRHALANPVFHSMWIIGAFLLLTGTSYTTYFEGAQFVHFLLGPATVALAVPLYENRKAALAAILPMLAALAVGSVTAIGSAMLLAEAAGLPRTVVVSLAPKSVTAAVAMGISESLHADPSLTAVAVILTGIMGAMIVTPLMNRLGTRDLCARGFAVGIAAHGLGTARAFQVDAVAGVFASIGMSLNALVTSLLVPLAVTLLAR; this comes from the coding sequence ATGAGCGAAAATCCGTTCTCGCTGTGGGTCTATCTCTCGCAGTCGCCGCTGTTGTCGCTGACCGTGACGTTGCTGATTTACGCGGTCGCCGACGCGGTATCGCTTGCGACCCATCGGCACGCACTGGCCAATCCCGTGTTTCATTCGATGTGGATTATCGGGGCATTCCTGCTGCTCACCGGCACCTCCTACACGACCTATTTCGAGGGGGCGCAGTTCGTGCACTTCCTGCTCGGGCCGGCGACGGTGGCACTCGCCGTGCCGCTCTACGAGAACCGCAAGGCGGCGCTGGCGGCGATCCTGCCGATGCTGGCGGCGCTCGCGGTGGGCTCCGTGACCGCGATCGGCTCGGCGATGTTGCTGGCGGAGGCCGCAGGGCTGCCGCGCACCGTGGTGGTGTCGCTGGCGCCGAAGTCGGTCACGGCGGCCGTTGCGATGGGCATCAGCGAATCCCTGCATGCCGATCCGTCGCTGACGGCGGTCGCGGTCATCCTCACCGGCATCATGGGGGCGATGATCGTCACCCCCTTGATGAACCGGCTCGGCACCAGGGACCTCTGCGCCCGAGGATTCGCGGTCGGGATCGCGGCGCACGGTCTCGGCACCGCGCGGGCGTTCCAGGTCGATGCGGTCGCGGGCGTGTTCGCCAGCATCGGCATGAGTCTCAACGCGCTCGTGACCTCGCTATTGGTGCCGCTGGCGGTGACGCTGCTGGCGCGCTGA
- a CDS encoding sulfite exporter TauE/SafE family protein, whose translation MISVMQGVLGLLSGALVGFSLGLVGGGGSVLAVPLMVYVVGVPDPHVAIGTSAIAVATNAAFNLSNHARGGTVRWSCALTFAAAGIIGAFVGSIFGKMLDGQKLLALFALVMLVIAALMLKTRARVGLPDVQMSWSNMPAIVGLGLATGTLSGFFGIGGGFLIVPALMLATGMSILNAVSSSLVAVTAFGLTTAASYAWSALISWQLAGIFIAGGIAGGLIGTRSARHLAARRGALNVVFAAVIIAVALYMLVRSLTPILMSAP comes from the coding sequence ATGATCTCCGTGATGCAGGGCGTGCTCGGGCTGCTATCGGGCGCGCTGGTCGGATTTTCGCTGGGGCTGGTCGGCGGCGGCGGGTCGGTGCTGGCGGTGCCGCTGATGGTCTATGTGGTCGGCGTGCCCGACCCCCATGTCGCGATCGGCACCAGCGCCATCGCCGTGGCAACCAATGCCGCATTCAATCTGTCGAACCATGCGCGCGGCGGCACCGTGCGCTGGTCATGCGCGCTGACTTTCGCCGCCGCCGGCATCATCGGCGCCTTCGTCGGCTCGATCTTCGGCAAGATGCTCGACGGCCAGAAGCTGCTGGCACTGTTCGCGCTGGTGATGCTGGTGATCGCGGCGCTGATGCTGAAGACGCGGGCGCGGGTCGGGCTGCCCGACGTGCAGATGAGCTGGTCCAACATGCCCGCCATTGTCGGGCTGGGGCTCGCCACCGGAACCCTGTCCGGCTTCTTCGGCATCGGCGGCGGCTTCCTGATCGTGCCGGCGCTGATGCTGGCGACGGGCATGTCGATCCTGAACGCGGTATCCTCGTCGCTGGTCGCGGTGACCGCGTTCGGGCTGACGACGGCCGCCAGTTACGCCTGGTCCGCGCTGATTTCCTGGCAACTGGCGGGAATCTTCATCGCGGGCGGCATCGCCGGCGGATTGATCGGCACTCGGTCGGCGCGGCATCTCGCGGCGCGGCGCGGGGCGCTGAATGTCGTGTTTGCCGCTGTCATTATCGCGGTAGCGCTCTATATGTTGGTCCGCAGTTTGACCCCTATTCTGATGAGCGCGCCTTGA